One window of the Diospyros lotus cultivar Yz01 chromosome 12, ASM1463336v1, whole genome shotgun sequence genome contains the following:
- the LOC127787401 gene encoding ACT domain-containing protein ACR8-like isoform X2, with the protein MIDNAGCSNATRVMIDSARKHGILLEAVQVLTDLNLTIKKAYISSDGRWFMDVFHVTDLSGNKLTDKSVISYIEQSLGTIHHTRSKSFDGLTALELTGTDRLGLLSEVFAVLADLECNVVEAKVWTHNGRIASLIHVKDCDSGSPIEDSQKIDKIEGRLRNVLKGDNDIRSAKTSVSMAVTHTERRLHQMMFADRDYERKPIIRTSSDCPLVTVQNCLERGYSVLNIQCKDRAKLLFDVVCTLTDMEYVVFHATIDTEGELAYLEFFIRHADGTPISSEPEKERVILCLQAAIRRRASEGVRLELCTADRRGLLADVTRTFRENGLNVTRAEISTQMDTALNVFYVTDAKGNPADPKIIESVREAIGMSDLKVKELPPISHQKAERDEPTVGSGGAMLLSLGSLVRRNLYNLGLIRSYS; encoded by the exons ATGATCGACAATGCTGGCTGTTCCAACGCTACTCGTGTCATG ATTGATAGTGCTAGAAAACACGGAATTCTTCTCGAAGCGGTTCAAGTTCTCACAGATCTTAACCTTACTATTAAGAAGGCTTATATATCTTCTGATGGAAGGTGGTTCATGGACG TTTTTCACGTGACTGATCTTAGCGGAAACAAATTGACGGACAAGAGTGTTATAAGCTACATTGAACAA TCATTAGGTACAATCCATCATACGAGATCAAAAAGCTTCGATGGCTTGACAGCTCTTGAGCTAACTGGTACAGATCGGCTTGGCCTATTATCAGAGGTTTTTGCGGTACTAGCTGATCTGGAATGCAATGTGGTTGAAGCTAAAGTGTGGACACATAATGGAAGAATTGCTTCCCTCATTCACGTTAAGGACTGCGATTCAGGTTCTCCAATTGAAGACTCCCAGAAGATCGACAAAATTGAAGGGCGGTTGAGAAATGTCCTTAAAGGGGACAACGATATTCGAAGTGCCAAGACATCTGTTTCTATGGCTGTTACACACACTGAGAGAAGACTACATCAGATGATGTTTGCAGATCGTGATTATGAGCGCAAGCCTATTATAAGGACTAGTTCTGATTGTCCTCTTGTCACGGTTCAAAACTGTTTGGAGCGGGGCTATTCTGTCTTGAACATTCAGTGCAAGGACCGAGCAAAGCTTCTGTTTGATGTTGTGTGCACGTTGACGGATATGGAATATGTGGTCTTTCATGCCACCATTGACACAGAAGGGGAGCTAGCATATTTG GAGTTCTTCATTAGGCATGCGGATGGTACCCCTATTAGTTCGGAACCTGAAAAGGAACGGGTGATTCTATGCCTACAGGCTGCTATCCGAAGGAGAGCATCGGAG GGAGTAAGGTTAGAGCTTTGCACTGCAGATAGGAGGGGGCTGTTGGCAGATGTAACCCGAACCTTCCGTGAGAATGGTCTTAACGTGACAAGGGCAGAAATTTCCACACAAATGGATACAGCTCTAAACGTCTTTTACGTGACGGATGCAAAGGGGAACCCTGCAGATCCAAAGATCATCGAATCAGTACGAGAGGCAATCGGAATGAGTGACTTGAAAGTGAAGGAATTGCCACCGATCTCTCATCAAAAGGCCGAGAGGGATGAACCCACAGTTGGGTCCGGCGGGGCCATGTTGTTATCGCTTGGGAGTCTAGTGAGGAGGAATCTCTACAATTTGGGGTTGATCAGATCTTATTCTTGA
- the LOC127787401 gene encoding ACT domain-containing protein ACR8-like isoform X1, translating into MEWPAYLDEYEKLVIRMTTPRVMIDNAGCSNATRVMIDSARKHGILLEAVQVLTDLNLTIKKAYISSDGRWFMDVFHVTDLSGNKLTDKSVISYIEQSLGTIHHTRSKSFDGLTALELTGTDRLGLLSEVFAVLADLECNVVEAKVWTHNGRIASLIHVKDCDSGSPIEDSQKIDKIEGRLRNVLKGDNDIRSAKTSVSMAVTHTERRLHQMMFADRDYERKPIIRTSSDCPLVTVQNCLERGYSVLNIQCKDRAKLLFDVVCTLTDMEYVVFHATIDTEGELAYLEFFIRHADGTPISSEPEKERVILCLQAAIRRRASEGVRLELCTADRRGLLADVTRTFRENGLNVTRAEISTQMDTALNVFYVTDAKGNPADPKIIESVREAIGMSDLKVKELPPISHQKAERDEPTVGSGGAMLLSLGSLVRRNLYNLGLIRSYS; encoded by the exons ATGGAGTGGCCTGCCTATTTGGATGAATATGAGAAGCTTGTTATACGGATGACCACGCCGAG GGTAATGATCGACAATGCTGGCTGTTCCAACGCTACTCGTGTCATG ATTGATAGTGCTAGAAAACACGGAATTCTTCTCGAAGCGGTTCAAGTTCTCACAGATCTTAACCTTACTATTAAGAAGGCTTATATATCTTCTGATGGAAGGTGGTTCATGGACG TTTTTCACGTGACTGATCTTAGCGGAAACAAATTGACGGACAAGAGTGTTATAAGCTACATTGAACAA TCATTAGGTACAATCCATCATACGAGATCAAAAAGCTTCGATGGCTTGACAGCTCTTGAGCTAACTGGTACAGATCGGCTTGGCCTATTATCAGAGGTTTTTGCGGTACTAGCTGATCTGGAATGCAATGTGGTTGAAGCTAAAGTGTGGACACATAATGGAAGAATTGCTTCCCTCATTCACGTTAAGGACTGCGATTCAGGTTCTCCAATTGAAGACTCCCAGAAGATCGACAAAATTGAAGGGCGGTTGAGAAATGTCCTTAAAGGGGACAACGATATTCGAAGTGCCAAGACATCTGTTTCTATGGCTGTTACACACACTGAGAGAAGACTACATCAGATGATGTTTGCAGATCGTGATTATGAGCGCAAGCCTATTATAAGGACTAGTTCTGATTGTCCTCTTGTCACGGTTCAAAACTGTTTGGAGCGGGGCTATTCTGTCTTGAACATTCAGTGCAAGGACCGAGCAAAGCTTCTGTTTGATGTTGTGTGCACGTTGACGGATATGGAATATGTGGTCTTTCATGCCACCATTGACACAGAAGGGGAGCTAGCATATTTG GAGTTCTTCATTAGGCATGCGGATGGTACCCCTATTAGTTCGGAACCTGAAAAGGAACGGGTGATTCTATGCCTACAGGCTGCTATCCGAAGGAGAGCATCGGAG GGAGTAAGGTTAGAGCTTTGCACTGCAGATAGGAGGGGGCTGTTGGCAGATGTAACCCGAACCTTCCGTGAGAATGGTCTTAACGTGACAAGGGCAGAAATTTCCACACAAATGGATACAGCTCTAAACGTCTTTTACGTGACGGATGCAAAGGGGAACCCTGCAGATCCAAAGATCATCGAATCAGTACGAGAGGCAATCGGAATGAGTGACTTGAAAGTGAAGGAATTGCCACCGATCTCTCATCAAAAGGCCGAGAGGGATGAACCCACAGTTGGGTCCGGCGGGGCCATGTTGTTATCGCTTGGGAGTCTAGTGAGGAGGAATCTCTACAATTTGGGGTTGATCAGATCTTATTCTTGA